The genome window TGATGAAGAAAAACTTttcataacaaaatattaaatatataataatgaaaaatatacaTTATTGAAGTTGAAATTGGTCaaatatattctaaattaataggacataatttttatattatagttaAGACTTCAGTTAAAACATTGTTGGGCTTGCTCTAAAATAGACCGGGTAGACAAAAGAATACAGAATCCACCAACTTCTCTTCTTAAACATCCACAACATTGTTTTCTTGTGCAATCATATGTATATAATCGTTACTCTCTCTGCAGTCTGCTTGCTCATTTTAACTCTCTACTTGATTTGTTTTCTTCAGTTCTAGCTGTTCCTTAGCCTCTCATTCGGAAACTTCTTGTTTAATTATATTCTCATTCATCTGatctatatattttacatatttctttCATTCATCTGTTCCATAGTTGCTTGTCTAGTTGTCTGTGTTGTAATTCCGTTGTTTCGGTTTTACTTGTTGACAGcaaaaaagaagcaaaattgAGAAAGAAGAGAAGCAAATGGAAAAAGGATGCAATGTGAGATGTTGGGATGAACTATTACCTGATGCACTTGGCCTTATATTCGATAAACTTTCCCTTCAGGAAGTGCTCACTGTTGTCCCAAGGGTGTGCAAATCATGGGGAAGAGCAGTCATGGGGCCTTATTGCTGGCAACAAATAGATATTGAAGAATGGAGTCGATATCAGCCGCCTGAAAACATTGACAGAATGCTTCAAATGCTTATCAGACGTAGCTGTGGTTCACTCCGCAAACTCTGTGTTACTGGCCTCTCCACTGATCGAATGTATAGCTTCATTTCAGTCCAGTAAGTCCATAAAACACTACTTCATTGTTCATAGGCTTAATacccttttaaccctcaatgtTTGGGAGTATGTGCTGATGCGGTTTTAACTCGGCTGATTCAACCGTCGAAGTATCTGATATGTTCCGATTAGTCCTCATACCAGGATAAAATCAAAAAAGGGTATATCACGGAGCGTAAACTTGACAATTActattaaaaataaagtttGCTCGTTTCTTTTAATCCCTAATTagaatacattagatgttccttttaacccttaaaaaatacattaaatgtGTTTTTTAATCCTTTTAATCCTCAatgtttagtgtctttttaaCCCTCACGAGTGTGAAATGTCATGATTGTCCATCCGTTATATACCATTTTTTGATATGAGGGCTAATCGGAACAATATCGGATACTTGAAGGGTTGAATCGACCGAGTTAAAACATTAAGGGCGTATCAGTACACACCCCAAATTTGAGGTTAAAAGGGCATTTAggcttgttcatattatattagTATGATTATCATTATGTCCTCGGTATGCAGACTGCCACTGCAGTCTGCATATAGCAATTGACTCTCTTAGTAATGTGGAAATTCATTAGTGTGCGTAATAGAATTTATCGTCCTGACTGATACTTGCGCTATGAACTTAAAACTCTAGAGTTGATTCATTTCATGGAAGATGATATTCATAAATTCAATGGTCTGTTGTAGTTCCAAAAAGCTACAGTTTGTTCTGGAACTAATTTATTTAACTCGCAAACTTAAACACCTCGTAGTACTTATTACTAGTAAACTACACATTTTTGTTCTAGGCTTtgtgagaaaataaaatttgtctTTTTGGGTCATTGTTTACTCCTGTCTTGCATTGGTTGCTAGTGCCAAGACTCTTCGGACTTTACGCATCCCAAGAAGTACGATAAGTGACTCCATGATGAAACAAGTTGCTGGGAAGTTCTCTTCAATCACCTACTTGGATTTGAGTTACTGCATTCATATTGGAGCCCCGGGTCTAGAGGTTATCGGAAAGCACTGTCAGTTTCTCAGTAAATTGCGCAGAATAATGCACCCACTGGAGGTAATAGGAAAGATCTCCCAAGACGATGAGGCTCTTGCCATAGCTGCCACGATGCCTCAACTCGAGCACCTTGAGATCGCCTATCTGCTTGTCAGTACTTATAGTGTAGTCGAGATACTAACAAACTGTAGGCTGCTCAAACTACTGGATGTTCGAGGATGTTGGAATGTCAGTCTTGACACGAAACTTGTTCATAACTTCCCTGGACTAGAGGTTGTTGGACCCCTTGTCGTCGATCACAGTCCTGACGTAAGTAGTTGGGAAGGTTGCTCTGATTACTCTACTTGTTCTGGATATCTGGCATGGAATTTTGTTGCTGGTGACGCGGATAATTACAGGGATGGGATTTCAGAAGATGAACATAGTATTGATAATGTGGAAATGTGGTTTTACAATGGTCTTGATGCCCAGGATGCTGGATTTGATTGGCCGCAATCCCCTTGAGtctgataataataatcacTCAcataaaatgatttgattttagCACCCATTTGATCCTTTAAATCACCAATTTATGTATTAGACTGT of Daucus carota subsp. sativus chromosome 3, DH1 v3.0, whole genome shotgun sequence contains these proteins:
- the LOC108213676 gene encoding F-box protein FBW2, with the translated sequence MEKGCNVRCWDELLPDALGLIFDKLSLQEVLTVVPRVCKSWGRAVMGPYCWQQIDIEEWSRYQPPENIDRMLQMLIRRSCGSLRKLCVTGLSTDRMYSFISVHAKTLRTLRIPRSTISDSMMKQVAGKFSSITYLDLSYCIHIGAPGLEVIGKHCQFLSKLRRIMHPLEVIGKISQDDEALAIAATMPQLEHLEIAYLLVSTYSVVEILTNCRLLKLLDVRGCWNVSLDTKLVHNFPGLEVVGPLVVDHSPDVSSWEGCSDYSTCSGYLAWNFVAGDADNYRDGISEDEHSIDNVEMWFYNGLDAQDAGFDWPQSP